The DNA segment TTCCAGGATCTCGTCATTGTCCGGAGTGCGTAGGCCCAGCTCGACCGAGGTCAGCTCCAGATCGATGTCGAGCACCAGCGCATGGCCGCCGCCGACGGCGAACTCGACGACCAGCTCCTCACCGTCCTCATCCTCGTCGTCGTCCTCATCCTCGTCGATCTCGGCTTCGAAGAAATAAGCGCGCCAGAACTCAGGATCGTCAAGGCGCTCGATAGGCATCGACATGTCGCGCAGCGTAGACGGTCGGCGCAGCGTAGACCGTCTACGCAGCGCCGTGTCCGATGGAAGCGTGAACGTGTCCGACTGACGGCAGCGGCACCCGGGCCGGCAGCGGGAGGATCGACGCATGCTCATCGCCATCGTTGATTTCCACACCACCGCCGCCGACCGTTCCCGCGCTCTCGCCCAGCTCGACAGCGAGTTCCCCGCGGTGCGGGGCATGCCGGGCAACATCGCATACCGTGTCTACGCCTCCCGGGAGGACAAGACCAAGGTGACGCTCGTTCACGAGTGGACGGACGCCGACTCCTTCAACCGATATCAGCGCTCCGACTCGTTCGCCAGATCCGGCACGATCCTGCGGCCGTTGATGACCGCGCCGCCGGTGAGCCGACGGTTCCGCGCGGAGCTGATGGAGACGGTCGCCTGACTCCCGGGAGCGGGCTCGTGGGCGTGGGCTCGTGGGAGTGGGCTTCTGGGAGCGAGCTCCTACGATCGGGGGCGTGCGAGGCTGTCGATGACTCCTAAGGCTTACAGCTTCGTGCGAACGTTCCCGGCGGAGCCCGTCCGCGAGCTGATGACCGACAGCCACTACCTGCTCTGCGCTTCGGCCGGCGTGCTGCGGCTCGAAGCCGAGGGGCAGTCGTGGGTGCTGCCCCCGGCCCGGGCGGCGCTGATCGCGGCGGGGCGGCCGATCCGGGTCAGCATCCCGCAGCCGGTGACGACGTCGTCGGTGCTGTTCGATCCGATGTTCGCGCCGGTGCCGCCTACGCCGCTGACGGTGTTCGACCTCAGTCCGCTCGCGCGGTCGCTGCTGGCCGAGTGCGGGGCGTGGGGTGACAGCTCGGATCCTTACGCCGCGGCGCTGTTCGACGCGCTCATCGCCGTGACGTGGCGGCTGGCCGAGCAGCCGAGCCCGGTCGTCGTGCCGGCCGGTTCCTCCCCGGAGCTGCGCCGGGCTCTCGAGCTGACCGAGCAGCGCCTCGGCGACGATCCCCGATTCGAGGAGATCGCCGCCGAGGTGGGGCTGGCGCCGCGTTCCCTGGCCCGTCGCTTCGAGGACGAGACCGGCATGACGTGGCGTGCGATCCTGCGCCGGATGCGTGTGCTGCGAGCGGTCGAGGAGCTGGCCGCCGGCGACGACCCGGTGACCAGGGTGGCTTTCACCGTCGGTTACTCCTCGCTGTCGGCCTTCAACGAGGCGTTCCGGCAGCTGACGGGCCGGACCCCGTCGGCGTACCGCGCCAGCTTCCGCCCCTGATCACGACCTGATCCACCCGGACCGGGCGGCTTTCAGCGGCGGGTCAGGAGGGGATGGAGGATTTCATGGACGTAGGTGTTCGGGTGCTGGCCGGTGAAGCGGTCGGATTGCGGGCCGTAGGCGGTGACCGGGACGTTCTGGCTGGTGTGGGCGTCAGTGGTCCAGTCCAGGAAGAAGGGGAAGGTGGTGCCCTTCACCGTGAACGGGCCGTCTTCGTTCACTGACTCGTCGTCGGTGTCGGCGTCCTCCACCGCCAGGCCGCCTGTCTCGTGGTCGCCGGTCACCACAACGAGGGTGTCGCCGCGGGTCGCTGCGAAGGATCGGGCCACTGCTACCGCCTTGTCCAGTTCGCCCATGGCCTGCAGGGTGCGGCGGCCGTTGTTGTTGTGGGCGAACTCGTCGACGGCTTCTTCCTCGACGAACAGGAAGAAGCCGTCCCGGTCGGCTTTCGAGAGGACGTCGAGGGCCTTCTTCGTCATCGTGGAGAGGCTGACGACCGGGGCGTAGACGTCGCCTTCGCCTTCGGCGCGCTGCTGGAACATCTCCTGGTTCGCGAAGAGGCCGAGGAGCTTGCCGTCGCGGGCGGCGGACAGCTGGGCGGGCGTCGAGACGTACTGGTAGCCGGCTGCCTTCGCCTTCTCGATCAGGTTGCCCTCGGTGCCGCGGCTGCCCTCGGCCGGGTCCTCGGCGGGCTGGTCCGGGTAGGCGCCGGGTGTGCCGGCCGGTAGCCACCAGTCCTCGCCCCCGCCGAGGATCACGTCCGGCTTCGAGACGTCGAGGAACTGGCGGGCGATGTCGTCCTGGGCTGCCCGGTCCACGGCGTTCGCGTAGAACGCGGCCGGGCTCGCGTCGGTGACCTGTGCCGTCGTGACCAGGCCGGTGGCCTTGCCCGCCTTCTTGGCCTCGGCGCCGAGTGTCGGCAGCGGATTCCCGTCGGTGTCGACGCTGATCGCGCCGTTGTAGGTGGCCACCCCGGTCGCCCAGGCGCTCGCCCCGGCAGCCGAGTCGGTGACCGCCGAGTCCGGGTCGTCGGGGCTGGTGGTCAGCTGACCGGAGACCGGGAACTTGTCCATGGTCAGCCGTCCCTGCAGGCCGGCGTAGTAGAGGCGGGCCGCCTCGCGATGGGCCGCGGCCATGCCGTCCCCGTTGATGAAGATGACGTTCCTGACCGACGGACGGCCCTTGCCGCTCTGATCGGCTCCGGCGTCGGTCACCGGGTTCATCAGGCTCAGCCCCGCCGCCGCCACCAGTCCCGCCACCACGGGCGCGGCCAGCCAACGCACGCTACGAACCAGCATCTCGAATCCTCCTCCAGCGTCATCGGTGAAAGATGGGCGTCGATGCCGACGAAACGCTTCGCGGTACATGAACGCAAGTTGAACGAGCCAACCTTAAACCTCGGCGATACGCACCGAGAGTGACGTTGCCGACTCGGAGTGTTGTTGTCTCATCACGGGTACGAGGCTGCCGATCACTACGCCGACGGACGAAGGAAAGACGGAGGCGCTGGTGTTCACACGGTGGGCGGCATTGGCCACGGCAGCGGCTCTGCTGACGGCTACGTCGGGATGCAGCGGCGGCGAGCAGGCCGCGGAGGCGGCAGGCCCGCAGCGCGGGACCGTCGGGCTCGCCATGCCGACCAAGGCCTCGGAGCGGTGGATCGGCGACGGGGAGAACATGGTCAAGCAGTTCGAGCTGCTCGGCTACCGCACCGACATGCAGTACGCGGACGACGACGTCGACGTGCAGGTCCAGCAGATCGACGACATGATCGACGCCAAGGTGTCGGCGCTGGTGATCGGGGCGATCGACGGCACCGCACTCAAGAGCGTGCTGTCGAAGGCGGCCCGCAACGACATCCCGGTGATCGCCTACGACCGGCTGATCCGGGACAGCGGGGACGTCGACTACTACGCCACCTTCGACAACTTCAAGGTCGGCGTCGAGCAGGGCACCGCGATCGTGGACGCGCTGAAGCTGAAGACCACGAAGAAGACGTTCAACCTGGAACTGTTCGCCGGTTCCCCGGACGACAACAACGCCACGTTCTTCTTCAACGGCGCCATGAGCGTGCTCCGGCCGTACATGAAGAAGGGGATCTTGAATGTCCGGAGCGGTGAGACGAAGTTCGCCGATGTAGCGACGATGCGGTGGGACGGCGCGGTCGCGCAGAAGCGGATGACGCGGCTACTCAAGGGCGGGTATGACGTCGACGCCGTCCTGTCGCCCTATGACGGGATCACGCGCGGCATCCTCACCGCCTTCCAGGAAGCGGACCGGAAACTGCCGGTGATCACCGGCCAGGACGCCGAACTGGACTCCGTCAAGCTGATCGCTTCCGGTCAGCAGACCGAGACCGTGTACAAGGACACCCGCGAGCTCGCCAAGGTCGCCGTGCAGATGACCGACGCGCTGCTCAGCGACGAGAAGCCCATGGTCAACGACACCGAGCAGTACGACAACGGCGTCAAGACCGTGCCGACGTTCCTGCTGCAGCCGGTCAACGTCGACGAGAGCAACTACCGCCGCGTGCTCATCGACGGCGGTTACTACACGGCCGCCCAGATCGGAGCATGACCAGTGCTGAGTGACACCCCCGTCTGGGCGAAACTGACCGGCCTGGTCACCGCGGGCCTGCTCGCCGTCGGCACCTGTGTCGGCGTCACCCTCTACACCAACCACGTCGCCGAGGACACCGCGGCGCGGCTGGCCGACCTCAACACGGCCAGCACCCTGGTGCTGCGCCTCGACCGCGTCGCCAGCGACCTCAAGGTCAACGGCCTGCAGTCGATCACCCGGGACGACCCGTCCGCACAGTCGGCGATCCTCGCCGCCGAACTCAAGCAGGCCGATGAGCTGCTCGACCAGCTCGACGCGGTGGAACTGCCCAGCGAGCTCGACGCCGCGGTGGCCAGGATCCGCACGGCCTACGCCGACTACGGCGACGTCATCGAGCGCTTCGTCGCCGGCGCGGTCGCCGACCAGGCACAGGCCCGCCTCGCGTGGGAGCAGATCGACGTCGACAACTACCTGACCAGCGCGGTGCTGTCGAACGAGCGGACCCTGTTCGCCGCGTCCGTGGCGACTGCCTCCAGCGATGCCGCCGCCAGCCGGGACCGCGCTCAGATGATCCTGCTCGGGACCGCGCTCGCCGCCGCGATCCTGCTCTGCCTGCTGGCCCGGATCATCGTCACGTCGATCACCCGGCCGCTGCAGCGCGTCCGTACCGCGCTGACCGCCATGGCCGGTGGCGACCTCACGGTCACCGCCGACGTCACCTCGAAGGACGAGGTGGGGCAGATGGCGCAGGCACTGGACCAGGCGCAGGGCCACATGCGTACGGTCGTGGCCCAGGCCGCCGCGTCGGCGCGCGCACTGGCCGCCGCCGCCGAAGAGATGACCTCCACGGCCGGGGCCATCGCCGACACCGCCCGTGGGTCGTCGTCGCAGGCCCGGGACGTGTCCGGCACCGCCGCCGCGGTCTCCTCGAACGTCGGCGCGGTCGCGGCCGGCGCGCAGGAGATGTCCGAGTCGATCCGGGAGATCTCGCAGAGCACCGCCCGAGCCGCCGAGGTCGCCGGTCAGGCCGTCGAGGTCGCCCGTTCCACCAGCACGCACATCGACAAGCTCGGCACCTCGTCCGCGGAGATCGCCAGTGTGGTCGCGGCGATCACCAGCATCGCGGAGCAGACCAACCTGCTCGCCCTCAACGCCACCATCGAGGCGGCCCGCGCCGGCGAGTCCGGCAAGGGGTTCGCCGTCGTCGCCAGCGAGGTGAAGGACCTCGCCCAGGAGACCGCCCGGGCCACCGAGGACATCACCCGCCGCGTCTCGGCGATCCAGGCCGACACGGCCGGCGCCGTCGAGGCGATCAGCCAGATCACCGCGGTCATCGAGCAGATCAACGACCACCAGGCCACCATCGCGGCGGCGGTCGAGGAGCAGACCGCCACGACGGCCGAGATGAACCGCAGCATCACGGCGGTGGCCGACGGCGCCGGCGACATCGCCGACGGCGTGGAAGGACTCGCCTCGGCCTCGGAACGGACCACCGAAGGCATGGCGCAGTCGCGGCAGGCCATCGGGGAGCTGAGCACGATGGCCAACGAGCTGCAGACCCTGGTGGCTCGCTTCCGGGTCTGAGAGCCGTGCGGCACCCGGCCCTGGCGGTAACTGACCACCCGGGCCGGACGCTCGGACCGGACGCTCGGACCGGACGCTCGGACCGGACGCTCAGGCCGGTTTGAGCGTGGCGGCTTGGGCCGGCGGTTTGGGGCCGGCGGCTTGGGGCCGGCGGCTTGGGGCCGGCAGTTTGGGCCGGCAGTTTGAGGCCGTCGGCTTGGGGTGGTTTTGACAGCGGCGGTTCGGGTCAGTCCGCTGAGCCGTCCGGGGTCAGCTCCCAGGCGGCGTAGGACGGGTCGGACTCGAAGCCGTCTGCTGTGCGGGCCTTCGCCTGGATCTCCACGTAGGGCCAGCCGATCGGGGTGTAGCGCACTGTCGCGTTGCCGTTCGCGTCGGCGGGCACCACCTGCTCGGTCGCGCCGTAGTCGGAGGACCAGACGAACTCGGTGACCTCCGGCGAGCCGGTCGTGAAGTGGAAGGTCAGCTCGGTGCCGACCACCGGCGGCGGGGTGCCGTCGTCCGGCAGCTGGGGCGAGGTGATCACCGGCTTCGGGACCTGGACCAGCACCCAGAGGCTGACCCGGGTCTCCGGCGACACCACACCGGACGCGGTCCGGCTGGTGACCACCAGCGGGTTGGAACCGCGGCGGTCAGGGGTCAGGGTCACCACGGCCACCCCGGCGGCGTCGGCCGCGACGGTCCGCGCCGGGGCGTCGTTCAGCTGGTAGGTGAACGACGCCGTCCGCGGCACCGCGCTCGAGAGGCGGACCGTCCGCGGCTCGCCGGCGGCGCCCTCCGGGTTCTGATCCCAGACGCGCGGCTGCCGGTCCAGCACGGAGAAGTCGTAGGTGGTCTCGGCCGAGCGGTTGCCGGTGCGGTCGACCGCGACCACGGTGAGGCTGAAGCCGCCGACCCGGTCGGGCGTGAGCTCGACGGTGGCCCGGCCCCTGCGGTTCGCCTCGATCTCCCGGAGACCGCCGCCCGTCCAGGAGTAGCGGAACTTCGCCACGTCGTCGTCGCCACCGGCCGCGGCGAAGGTGAACGCGCCGGTCACGCCGGCGCCACCGCCGTCGGTGTTCGCCGGGTAGTCGCGCGAGGTCACGACCGGGGGCCGAGGCGGGACCGTGTCGACGGTGAACGTGCAGGCCGGCGCCCACTCCGACGCCGTGCCACCGGCGTCGACGGCCCGGGCGGTGAGGCGGTACCGCGTACCGTTGGAAAGCTCTGACGGCAGGCTCGTGAAGACCGTGCCGCTGGTGGAGACCGGGCCGGTCCAGGCGATCCGCCGGTGTCGCTCGCCCACCGGCCAGACCGCGAACTCGGAGCCCACGCCGATGGTGACGGAAGCGGTGACCTGCGGCGTGGTCGAGCCGATCAGGATGCCGCCCGGAGCACAGGCGACACCGCCGACGGCGAGCGATGCCGGGACGGCCGGCGCCGCGGCCCAGGCCGCGGACGGTGTCAGGATGAGCAGACCGGCCGCGGTGGCGGCCATCAGTCCAGAGCGCACGAGAACTCCCCGTCGATTGATGCGTGCCGAGATCTTAGAGAGCAGGTACGACAGAACGCCGGGCCGTCACGGGACCGGGCTCACCCCGTACAGAGAATGGGTCGGATCTTAAGTGGAGGGAGACAGTCGTCTATCCGACTGGGTGGGGACCGAATATCGGATGCCTCGGAGAGGTGTGCGGGCTGAACATGAGGTGTGAATTTCGATCGCGTGCAAGTCGAGGCCAGCGCTGAGCGGCTGCGCGAGTGCCGCCGGCGCATCGAGCCCGCCGTACCGGAGATCATCAACGGGTGGACGCCGTCCGAGCAGGCCATGGCGGACGCCTGCCGGGTGCCACCGGAGGACATCGCCGGTGTCATCGCCCGGCTCAAGCTGCTGCAGGAGATCCTGGACGAGATGCCGCCCAGCCCGAAAGCGCATCGGGTGGCCGCGTTCAACTCTCTCTACCTGACCATCACCCAGCGGGTCGAGACGCACCTGCAGGGCAAGGACGTCGTCGACAAGAACTGGCTCGAGGTGCTCGACGTCGAGTTCGCGCGGCTCTACTTCCGGGCGCTCTCGACCTGGGGTGTGCCGGACATCGACACCCCCGACGCGTGGGAGGTGCTGTTCCGCCGCGGGCAGGACCAGCAGATGAGCACCCTCGAAGCGGCGGTCCTCGGGGTCAACGCGCACATCAACCGGGATCTGGCGCTCGCGCTGATCGCCACCTGGAAGCGGCTGGGCTACACCGGCGACGGGCCGCAGCACCCGGACTACCTGCTGGTCAACAAGATCTTCTACGAGGAGATCCCGCCGTTGCGCCGCCGGTTCGCCAACGCGTGGCAGATGGAGATCGACCGCTGCGTCGGTGAGCTGGACGACTGGAGCCAGCGGGTTCTGGTGCGGACCACCCGGGCCCGGGCCTGGGAGCAGGCCGAGCGGCTCTGGGAGCTGCAGGACGACGAGGACGACTACGACCGGGCCGTGATGGTCATGGACCGGATCGCCGCCGTCGCCGGGGAGACCCTGCTCCGGGGCGCCGGGATCGTGCGCGTGCTGTGGCTGACCGTGCGGGCGGCCGCGGCGAACGTGTGGCATGCGGTGCGGGGCGGGCGCCGGGTGCGGCAGCTGGAGGCGGCAGCCAAGAAGTGACCGGGTGCGGGGTGGGGGTGGCCCTACCTCAGGGTGGCGGGTCAGCCGCAGTGATTCGGGCGGGCGGCGCTGATCTACTCAGGTCTATGGAAATCAACCGTGTGACCAGGGCCGGAGCCCTCTTGCTCGCCCTCGCTGCCCCGCTCTTCCTGATCGCCAATCTGGTCGTCGGGCTGGCCTGGACCGAACCGGCGTTCAGCTGGGCCACCAACAACGTCAGCGATCTGGGGAACGTGACCTGCGGCGTCTGGGACACGACCCGGCCCCGGTACGTCTGCTCGCCCTGGCACGACGCCATGAACGTGGCGTTCGTGCTGACCGCGGTGTTGCTCGTCGCGGGGCTGCTGCTGACACGGCGGGCCCGGGGGCAGGGACGGTGGAGTCTGGCGGCGATGGTGGCCGGGGCGGCCGGGCTCGGGTTGGCCGGCGCGTTCCCGGCGGACGTGAACGAGAACGTTCATCTGCTGGCGGCGGTGCTCGTGTTCCTGCCGGGCAATGCCGGGCTGCTCGCGCTGGGCTGGGCCCGCCGATCACCGGCGGCGCTGGTGTCCGGGCTGCTCGGCCTGACCGGGGCCGTGCTGTTCATCGCGCAGCAGGACGCGGGGATGGGCCTCGGAGCGATGGAGCGGGTCGCCGTGTTCCCGCTGGCGATCTGGGCCTGCTACGCCGGCTGCCGGTTGCTGATCTCCCCAAACCGGGTCGGCGCCGGTAGCCTGCGGCAATGGTCAGCTGGCAGATGAACGGGGTCGCGCACGTCATGCGGCTCGTGTACCGGCGGAAGTTCGTCACCGAGGCTGCCGGCATCCGCACGCTCCGCCGCCCCAAGGGCCCGTCCGCGCCGCCGAAGTCGCTGCGGCGACGGTGGAATGTGACGAGCTCCCGCGTGCAGGGCTTCGACGTGCACCGGATCGGCAAGGCGGAGCGGGCCATCGTGTACCTGCACGGTGGCGCGTACACCAGCGAGATCGTGAGTCAGCACTGGTCGCTCGTCGATCATCTGGCCGCCCGGACCGGCTTCGAGGTCCACGTACCCATCTATGGGCTGTCGCCGAAGCACCATGGCCTGGAAGCGCTGGCCCTGGTCACCGAGGTCGTCCGCGGGCTGGGGAAGCCGTGTTATCTGGTCGGCGACTCGGCCGGCGGCGGGCTGGCGATGCTCGCCGCACAGCAGGAGCCGGACCTGATCAGCGGATTCACGATGATCGCGCCGTGGCTGGATCTGACCATGTCGAACCCGGGCATCGACGAGATCGAACCGCACGATCCGTGGCTCTGCCGGGCCGGGCTGCGGCCGATCGCGGACGCCTGGACGGGCGGGCTGGCGCTCGACGATCCACGGCTGAGCCCGATCCACGGTGATCTCGGCGGGCTGCCGCCGGCGCAGATCCTGGTCGGGACCCGAGACATCACGCTGCCCGACTGCCGCCTGCTGCGCTCGAAGCTCGGCGCGAACCTGACCTACCACGAGCAGGAGGGCGCGATCCACGTCTACCCGCTGCTGCCGGTCCCCGAGGCGAAGGCCGGCCGGCGGGCCGTCGTGGAACACATCCGCGCGACCGCCGCCTGACATCCGCCACCCCCTCCACGGTCTCGGACGCGGCCACCTAAGTTAATGAATAATCCGCTCTAAACTGGACCACATCGAGGCTGAAACAGCAGTTCAGCTCCACTTTCGACGCTTGGACCTTCCCAACAAGTTAACGCTGAATTACAGTGCGTGCAGACACCGCGGGGCCACCCCTGGCGGTCCGATCAGTCGCGCGCTCCTGGTACGAACCCTCGCGTCGAAACGAGAGAGCCATGCAGAGACATCGGGTCCTTTTCCCTGCCTTGACCGCGTTCGTGGTCACCTCACTGGCCGCCGCCGGCTGTAGTTCGGGCTCCACGCCGAGCACCGCCGAGGCCGGCACCTCCACTCTCACCAAGCCACCGATCACCGTCGGCTTCCTCAATCCGAACGGCGGCCCGGTGCCGCAGCCCGGTACCGACACCGGCGTGCAGGCGGCGCTGTCCTACATCAACGGCGAGTTCGGCGGCGTCAACGGCCATCCGATCGAGGTGGTCCCCTGCGACACCGACACCACGCCGGAGAAGGCGCAGTCCTGCGCCAACACGTTCGTGGAGAAGAAGGTCGTCGCGGTCCTGGACGGCTACAACCTGTCGTCCAGCGCCGCGCTGCCGCCGCTGACCGCCGCGCAGATCCCGCTGGTCGGCATGATCCCGTTCGACTCGGTGACCGGCGCCAAGCCGGACAACCGGGTGTTCTTCGCCGCCCCGCAGGCGTCGTTCCTGGTCGGGGCGCTGCAGGCGTTCCAGTCCGAGGGCAAGAAGTCGGTCACGCTGGCCCTGGTCGACACGCCGTCGTCGCACCAGACCATCGACAACCTGCTGCCGGCGCTGTCGAAGGCGCTCGGCATCGAGGCGAAGGGCATCTACTTCTCCCCGACCAGCCCGAACTTCACCGCCGTGGCCTCCGCGATCGCGAAGGACAACCCGGACGTCGGCGGGCTGGTCGCGGCGCCGAGCGAGGCGGTCTGCACGGCGCTGGTCAAGGCGCTGCGGCAACTGCAGTACAAGGGTGAGATCTTCACGGCCGCGTGCACCGACTACATCGAGGGCGCGCCGGAGCAGGCCGCCGGTGGCGCGCTCTACTCGTCGAACTGGCTGCCCACCGCGTCGCCGTACGCGCCGCTGGAGGTGCAGAGCGAGCTAGCGCTCGCCGACAAGCACATCTCGGCGGTGGAGGGCGGCACCGCCGGGTACTACGCGATCGGCGAGTTCGCGCTGCTGGTCAACCTGGCGAAGGCCCTGACCGCGTCCGGCGCCACGGACAGCGTGACCGGCGCGGAGGTCCTGAAGACCCTCAAGGGACTCAAGGACTTCCCGTCCTTCCTCGGCCCGAGGATCACCTGCGGCAGCGCCACCTCACCGAACTGCACGACGCAGATGCTGCTGTTCAGCGTGCAGCCGGACGGCTCGACCAAGCCGGTCACCGGCGACTGGATCACCCCGGCCCCGCAGGTCCTCGGGGCCATTCCCGGGGCGGTCTAGTCCGGCATGGATCAGCTGCTGCTCTTCGTCACGCTCGGCTTCGCCGGTGGAGCCGTCTACGCGGTGATCGCCGCGTCCCTCGTGTCCCTGCACGCCGCCACCGGAGTCCTCAACTTCGCCCAGGGGTCGCTGGCCCTGTGGGGCGTGTGGGTGGTGGCCGAGCTACGGCGAAGCGGCACGCTCGTCCTGCCCGTCGGGTCGATCGGCCTGAGCCCCGAGCCGATGGCCGCGTGGCCGGCCGTCGCGCTCGGGGTCGCCAGTGTCGCCGGTCTGGCGTTCGCGGCGCACTGGCTGGTGTTCCGTCCGCTGCGGGCGGCGCCGCCGCTGGCCCAGGTGGTGGCCTCGGTCGGGTTGATGCTGGCGATCGCCTCGCTGGTGCCGCTGCGCTTCCCGACCGAGGGCGCGCTGGCCGCCCCGCTGCTCACCGACCGGACGCTGACCGTGGCCGGCGCCGTGGTCAACGTCAGCGACCTGATCCTGCTGGCCACGGCGCTGGTGCTGGCCGGGGCACTGTCGGCGTACCTGCGGTTCACCCGGTGGGGTGTGGCGACCCGGGCCGGCGCGGAGAACGAGCTCGCCGCCCGGCTGACCGGGCTGTCACCGGACCGGCTGGCCGGCGTCATGTGGCTGCTGACCGGCGCGGCGACGGCCCTGGTGGCGATCCTGGCCGCGCCCACGCTCGGCCTCGATCCGATCGGCTACATGTTCTACGTCCTGCCCGGCCTGGCAGCCGCCCTGCTGGCCCGGCTCACCTCGATCATGGTGGCCGCGGTGACCGGCCTGGCCATCGGCGTCCTGCAGTCGATCCTGCTGTTGCTGGCCACCACCGACGGCTGGCCGGCCTGGGCACAGGCCGGGCTCGGCGAGGCGGTGCCGTTCGTCCTGGTGGTCTTCGCGCTGGTGGTGCTCGGCAAGAGCATCCCGGCCCGAGACGCGCCGGGACCGGCCCGGATGCCCGCCGTGGTGCTGCCGTCCCGGCCGTGGATCGCCGCCGGTGCGCTGCTGGCCGGGGCGGTCCTCGCCATCGGGCTGACGTCGGGCAGCTGGCGGTTCGGCGTCGTCACCTCGATCATCATGGCGCTGATCGCGTTGTCGCTGGTCGTGCTGACCGGCTATCTGGGTCAGATCTCGCTCGCCTCGATGGCGTTCGCCGGCAGCGGCGGATTCCTGCTGTCCCGGATCACGATGAACACCGACATCCCGTTCCCGCTGGCGATCCTGCTGTCCGCCGGTGTCGCGACGCTGGTCGGCGTCGTCGTCGGCCTGCCCGCGCTGCGGGTCCGCGGCGCCCAGCTCGCGGTGGTGACCCTGGCCGGGGCGGTGGCCGTGCAGCAGCTGGCGTTCGCCAATCCGGCGCTGACCCCGTTCGAGGGCAACCTGATCCACGGGCCCACCCTGTTCGGCTGG comes from the Actinoplanes sp. OR16 genome and includes:
- a CDS encoding ABC transporter substrate-binding protein, whose product is MQRHRVLFPALTAFVVTSLAAAGCSSGSTPSTAEAGTSTLTKPPITVGFLNPNGGPVPQPGTDTGVQAALSYINGEFGGVNGHPIEVVPCDTDTTPEKAQSCANTFVEKKVVAVLDGYNLSSSAALPPLTAAQIPLVGMIPFDSVTGAKPDNRVFFAAPQASFLVGALQAFQSEGKKSVTLALVDTPSSHQTIDNLLPALSKALGIEAKGIYFSPTSPNFTAVASAIAKDNPDVGGLVAAPSEAVCTALVKALRQLQYKGEIFTAACTDYIEGAPEQAAGGALYSSNWLPTASPYAPLEVQSELALADKHISAVEGGTAGYYAIGEFALLVNLAKALTASGATDSVTGAEVLKTLKGLKDFPSFLGPRITCGSATSPNCTTQMLLFSVQPDGSTKPVTGDWITPAPQVLGAIPGAV
- a CDS encoding ABC transporter permease — translated: MDQLLLFVTLGFAGGAVYAVIAASLVSLHAATGVLNFAQGSLALWGVWVVAELRRSGTLVLPVGSIGLSPEPMAAWPAVALGVASVAGLAFAAHWLVFRPLRAAPPLAQVVASVGLMLAIASLVPLRFPTEGALAAPLLTDRTLTVAGAVVNVSDLILLATALVLAGALSAYLRFTRWGVATRAGAENELAARLTGLSPDRLAGVMWLLTGAATALVAILAAPTLGLDPIGYMFYVLPGLAAALLARLTSIMVAAVTGLAIGVLQSILLLLATTDGWPAWAQAGLGEAVPFVLVVFALVVLGKSIPARDAPGPARMPAVVLPSRPWIAAGALLAGAVLAIGLTSGSWRFGVVTSIIMALIALSLVVLTGYLGQISLASMAFAGSGGFLLSRITMNTDIPFPLAILLSAGVATLVGVVVGLPALRVRGAQLAVVTLAGAVAVQQLAFANPALTPFEGNLIHGPTLFGWDLAVRSGTDLTTTAFAATVVVIVGVLAIAVVRLLAGATGQSFLAVRSNERAAAAAGINVAQVKLAGFALSAFLAGVGGCLIGYSRSQLSAESFNVVVGLSVLCMAYVGGITRISGALIAGLIAPLGVVYTLLNSTLGLGRYYTLIAACALVLTAVLNPVGIAGGTTGRLRRRPHREVAL